The Acidicapsa ligni genome has a window encoding:
- the carB gene encoding carbamoyl-phosphate synthase large subunit yields the protein MPRRNDIQKILVIGSGPIVIGQSAEFDYSGTQACKALKQDGYEVVLVNSNPATIMTDPELADRTYIEPLTLAYVEEIIRIECAMMPEGSGKFALLPTVGGQTALNLAVDLSDAGILDKYGVEMIGAKLEAIKKAEDRLLFKDAMVRIGLDVSKSVLVNNLRDGMDFAGKIGFPILIRPSFTLGGSGGGIAYNREELMEILARGIDLSPVHECLIEESVLGWKEYELEVMRDLGDNVIIICSIENFDPMGVHTGDSITVAPAQTLTDREYQKMRDAAIAVMREIGVETGGSNVQFAVNPANGRMTVIEMNPRVSRSSALASKATGFPIAKIAAKLAVGYMLDEIPNDITRMTPACFEPTIDYVVTKIPKWQFEKFPGADDTLGPQMKSVGEVMAIGRTFKESLMKALRSLETGKKTGSEELEPRRLTQRLVTPQPERLNYIRFAFERGMSVREVARYTGMDPWFLFQIREICETQKFAGTLSPETVTPAELRKFKRVGLSDERIANEWHLDGHDGIQQVRELRYKYGIRPIFKLVDTCAAEFESYTPYFYSSYDEEDEAPPTDKPKIIILGSGPNRIGQGIEFDYCCCHAAFALKEDGYETIMVNCNPETVSTDYDTSDRLYFEPLTLEDVLAVYEHEATSGAPIGMIVQFGGQTPLNLAQRLRRAGVPIIGTSPESIDLAEDRKRFGKLLEELEIPQPSGGTATSVAEALAVGDRIGYPVLVRPSYVLGGRAMVIAYDAAEVARYMTTAVEYSSDRPVLVDHFLESAVEVDVDALCDSEDVVIAAIMQHIEEAGIHSGDSSCVLPSVDIRPETLETIRIYTRKLALALKVIGLVNLQFAIQRDVDGNDQVFVIEVNPRASRTVPYVSKATGVPLAKIASRLMTGRKLREFLPAQLDNKKDLDPGPYFYVKSPVFPWSKFPGVDTVLSPEMKSTGEVMGVADNFGEAFAKAQLSAGQALPTGGTVFFSVNDPDKPAATALATKYVELGFHLVATEGTANVLEHAGLIVERVFKVKEGRPNVVDLIKGDRIQLIINTPRGQDTFFDEKAIRRAAVLARIPTITTIAAAQAAAEGIGAIQRRHTSVISLQELHPVAK from the coding sequence ATGCCACGTAGAAATGACATCCAGAAGATACTTGTGATCGGCTCGGGGCCGATTGTGATTGGCCAGTCCGCCGAGTTTGATTACTCCGGTACACAAGCCTGCAAGGCGCTCAAGCAGGACGGTTACGAAGTGGTGCTGGTGAACTCTAACCCGGCAACAATCATGACCGATCCGGAATTGGCTGATCGCACTTACATCGAGCCGCTAACGCTGGCCTATGTCGAAGAGATCATTCGTATCGAATGCGCCATGATGCCTGAGGGCTCTGGCAAGTTCGCTCTGCTGCCAACAGTCGGAGGACAGACCGCGCTCAATCTGGCTGTCGATTTATCGGATGCTGGCATTCTCGATAAATACGGCGTGGAGATGATTGGCGCCAAGCTCGAAGCCATCAAGAAGGCTGAAGATCGCTTGCTCTTTAAAGACGCGATGGTTCGCATTGGCCTTGATGTTTCAAAATCGGTGCTTGTCAACAACCTTCGCGACGGTATGGATTTTGCCGGCAAGATCGGCTTTCCGATCCTCATCCGCCCTAGCTTTACACTGGGCGGCTCCGGCGGCGGCATTGCTTACAATCGCGAAGAGTTGATGGAGATTCTTGCACGGGGCATCGATCTTTCACCGGTGCATGAATGCCTCATCGAAGAGAGTGTGCTCGGCTGGAAAGAGTATGAGCTCGAAGTCATGCGCGATCTAGGCGACAACGTCATCATCATCTGCTCCATCGAAAATTTTGATCCGATGGGCGTGCATACCGGCGACTCGATTACCGTCGCTCCTGCACAGACGTTGACCGATCGCGAATATCAGAAGATGCGTGATGCGGCCATTGCTGTAATGCGTGAAATCGGCGTCGAAACTGGAGGATCCAATGTGCAGTTTGCGGTCAATCCCGCGAACGGACGCATGACGGTTATCGAGATGAACCCTCGTGTTTCGCGGTCTTCAGCGCTGGCTTCGAAGGCCACTGGCTTCCCGATTGCAAAGATCGCGGCGAAGCTCGCAGTCGGCTATATGCTGGACGAAATTCCTAACGACATCACGCGTATGACGCCTGCTTGCTTTGAGCCGACAATTGATTATGTCGTAACCAAGATTCCCAAGTGGCAATTCGAAAAGTTCCCCGGAGCGGATGACACGCTCGGTCCGCAAATGAAGTCCGTCGGCGAAGTGATGGCCATCGGCCGTACTTTCAAAGAATCGCTGATGAAGGCTCTGCGTTCGCTCGAAACAGGCAAGAAGACGGGCAGCGAGGAGCTTGAACCACGCCGATTGACGCAGCGTCTGGTGACTCCGCAACCCGAACGGTTGAACTATATTCGCTTCGCGTTTGAGCGCGGAATGAGCGTCCGTGAAGTAGCGCGTTACACCGGCATGGATCCCTGGTTCCTCTTCCAGATTCGCGAGATATGCGAAACACAAAAGTTTGCTGGCACTCTCTCGCCGGAGACGGTCACTCCTGCGGAATTGCGTAAGTTCAAGCGCGTCGGCCTAAGCGACGAGCGTATCGCGAATGAGTGGCATCTGGACGGTCATGATGGCATTCAGCAGGTTCGCGAATTGCGCTACAAGTATGGCATCCGCCCGATCTTCAAGCTAGTCGACACCTGTGCAGCGGAGTTCGAATCGTACACGCCGTACTTCTATTCGAGCTATGACGAAGAAGACGAAGCGCCACCAACGGACAAACCCAAAATCATCATTTTGGGCAGCGGGCCGAATCGTATCGGGCAGGGAATCGAGTTCGATTACTGCTGCTGTCACGCGGCCTTCGCGCTAAAAGAAGATGGCTACGAAACCATCATGGTGAATTGCAATCCCGAGACGGTATCGACGGATTACGACACGAGCGATCGACTGTACTTTGAACCTCTGACGCTCGAAGATGTGCTTGCTGTCTACGAACATGAAGCAACCTCCGGCGCACCGATTGGCATGATTGTGCAGTTTGGCGGACAGACTCCGTTAAATCTGGCGCAGCGTCTTCGCAGGGCTGGCGTTCCCATCATTGGAACCTCACCAGAGTCAATTGATCTTGCTGAAGATCGCAAGCGCTTTGGCAAGCTGCTGGAAGAGTTGGAGATTCCGCAGCCGTCAGGTGGCACTGCGACAAGTGTTGCGGAAGCCCTTGCCGTCGGCGATCGTATCGGCTATCCAGTGTTGGTGCGTCCGTCGTATGTGCTGGGCGGGCGCGCAATGGTTATCGCTTACGATGCTGCAGAAGTAGCTCGCTACATGACGACAGCGGTTGAGTATTCTTCAGACCGCCCCGTACTGGTTGATCACTTCCTTGAGTCTGCTGTCGAAGTTGATGTTGACGCACTCTGCGATTCAGAAGATGTCGTTATCGCGGCCATCATGCAGCATATCGAAGAGGCCGGTATTCACTCCGGCGACTCATCCTGCGTATTGCCCTCGGTAGATATTCGTCCTGAAACGCTGGAGACCATCCGCATCTACACGCGCAAACTGGCACTGGCACTCAAAGTTATCGGACTGGTCAATCTACAATTCGCGATCCAACGCGATGTTGACGGAAACGATCAGGTGTTTGTCATCGAAGTGAATCCACGCGCTTCGCGTACCGTACCCTATGTCTCGAAAGCGACTGGTGTGCCACTGGCGAAGATTGCTTCACGCTTGATGACAGGCCGTAAGCTTCGTGAATTTCTGCCAGCTCAGCTCGATAACAAAAAAGACCTTGATCCAGGCCCGTACTTCTATGTGAAGTCGCCGGTCTTCCCGTGGTCCAAATTCCCTGGCGTCGATACCGTTCTGAGCCCGGAGATGAAATCAACTGGCGAAGTGATGGGTGTGGCAGATAACTTCGGCGAAGCTTTTGCCAAAGCCCAACTCTCCGCCGGCCAGGCATTGCCCACAGGCGGTACTGTCTTCTTCAGTGTGAATGATCCCGACAAACCAGCGGCGACCGCCCTTGCGACAAAATACGTAGAGCTAGGATTTCACCTGGTAGCAACCGAAGGCACTGCCAATGTGCTGGAGCATGCGGGGTTGATTGTCGAGCGTGTCTTCAAGGTGAAAGAGGGTCGCCCCAACGTTGTTGATCTCATCAAGGGCGATCGCATTCAACTCATCATCAATACGCCACGCGGTCAGGATACGTTCTTTGACGAAAAGGCGATTCGGAGAGCGGCTGTCCTGGCGCGCATTCCTACGATCACTACGATTGCCGCAGCCCAGGCAGCGGCGGAAGGAATCGGCGCCATCCAACGACGGCATACTTCGGTAATCTCATTGCAGGAGCTGCATCCGGTTGCAAAATAG
- a CDS encoding 2-oxoacid:acceptor oxidoreductase subunit alpha: protein MAIGDLALGQEQSKSAVEDAAKRVINDFSIQVATVNGSGSQSANSVLLKSIFGMGVPVSGKNLFPSNIAGLPTWFTIRASKDGYVARRKYIDILIAMNPETAREDILALPTHGVAIYDESLNLKQYRDDVVCYPVPFDKITAAVCPEAKLRKLVRNMVYVGVVAHLLNIEMTAVEAALKKQFAKKQKAMELNFGAVKAGAEYFAEKLTKQDPFVIERMDATAGKIIIDGNAASGLGAVFAGVTVVAWYPITPSTSVVEATIEYLKKFRVTEDGKATFAVVQAEDELAAIGMVLGAGWSGARSMTATSGPGISLMAEFSGLGYFAEIPGVIFDVQRTGPSTGMPTRTSQADLLSTAFLSHGDTKHVILLPGSVKECFEFGYSAFDLAERLQTPIFVLSDLDLGMNNWMSEPFLYPDKPLDRGKVLTADDLNRLGSFARYKDVDGDAIGYRTLPGTDHPKAAYFTRGSGHNESAGYTEKPEDYVNLMERLARKFETAATLVPKPVIEKNGTSKIGIIAYGTSHYAITESLDEIKKNYDLDVDYLRVRAYPFTDEVHEFVASHERIYVVEQNRDAQLASLLKLDLAAEQVTKLRSILHFNGLPMDAQSVTDELVTKEGL from the coding sequence ATGGCGATTGGAGACCTTGCTCTGGGTCAAGAGCAGAGCAAATCAGCGGTAGAAGACGCCGCCAAACGCGTCATAAATGACTTCAGCATTCAGGTCGCAACGGTCAACGGGTCCGGTTCGCAATCGGCCAATAGCGTTCTGCTGAAGAGCATTTTTGGAATGGGAGTTCCCGTTAGCGGGAAAAACCTGTTCCCCTCAAACATTGCCGGACTGCCTACATGGTTTACCATCCGCGCCAGCAAGGATGGCTACGTTGCTCGCAGAAAATACATTGATATCCTCATCGCGATGAATCCTGAAACGGCGCGTGAAGATATTCTCGCCCTGCCTACCCACGGCGTAGCGATTTATGACGAGAGCTTGAATCTAAAGCAATATCGCGACGATGTTGTCTGCTACCCAGTTCCATTTGACAAGATTACGGCTGCGGTCTGTCCTGAAGCAAAGCTGCGCAAGCTGGTCCGTAACATGGTGTACGTGGGAGTGGTAGCACACCTGCTCAACATCGAAATGACCGCTGTAGAAGCGGCTCTGAAGAAGCAGTTCGCCAAGAAGCAGAAGGCAATGGAACTGAATTTTGGTGCAGTCAAGGCAGGCGCTGAGTATTTCGCCGAGAAACTGACCAAGCAGGATCCTTTTGTCATTGAGCGGATGGATGCAACAGCAGGGAAGATCATCATCGATGGGAACGCAGCCTCCGGGCTGGGCGCTGTATTTGCTGGCGTAACAGTCGTGGCATGGTATCCCATTACGCCTTCGACTTCCGTAGTCGAAGCGACCATCGAATATCTCAAGAAATTCCGAGTCACTGAAGATGGCAAAGCCACTTTCGCCGTGGTTCAGGCTGAAGATGAACTGGCCGCGATCGGTATGGTGCTGGGTGCCGGCTGGTCTGGCGCGCGTTCGATGACTGCAACCTCGGGACCTGGTATTTCGCTTATGGCGGAGTTCTCCGGCCTGGGTTATTTTGCAGAAATCCCTGGCGTGATTTTTGACGTGCAGCGCACTGGTCCTTCGACCGGTATGCCAACACGTACTTCGCAAGCCGATTTGCTATCGACTGCCTTCCTTTCGCATGGAGATACGAAGCACGTTATTCTTCTGCCCGGTTCGGTTAAAGAGTGCTTCGAATTTGGCTACTCCGCGTTTGATCTTGCGGAGCGCCTGCAAACCCCGATCTTTGTGCTTTCGGATCTCGATCTGGGCATGAATAACTGGATGTCCGAGCCGTTCCTTTATCCCGACAAACCGCTCGATCGCGGTAAGGTTCTTACCGCAGACGATCTCAATCGATTGGGTAGTTTTGCTCGTTACAAGGATGTCGACGGAGACGCAATCGGCTACCGTACGTTGCCTGGAACGGATCATCCCAAGGCGGCTTACTTCACGCGCGGCTCAGGCCACAACGAGAGTGCTGGGTACACCGAGAAACCAGAAGATTACGTGAACTTGATGGAGCGGCTCGCTCGTAAGTTTGAGACTGCAGCCACACTGGTTCCAAAGCCCGTAATCGAAAAGAACGGCACATCGAAGATTGGCATCATCGCATACGGCACTTCGCACTATGCGATTACCGAATCTCTCGACGAAATCAAAAAGAACTACGATCTCGACGTAGACTACCTCCGCGTGAGGGCTTACCCCTTTACCGATGAGGTACACGAGTTTGTAGCTTCGCATGAGCGTATTTATGTAGTCGAACAGAATCGCGATGCGCAATTGGCCAGTCTGCTCAAGCTGGATCTGGCTGCGGAGCAAGTGACAAAGCTGCGCAGCATTCTGCACTTCAACGGACTGCCGATGGATGCGCAGTCGGTGACCGACGAACTAGTCACCAAGGAGGGCCTCTAA
- a CDS encoding dihydrodipicolinate synthase family protein: MLLEGIFAPVTTPFYPDERIYFRKLEFNVARLSLTGLAGIVVLGSTGEAVALEDAETRDVLRIAAESAAEDKVLLAGIARESVKATVALAEAAAGYGYDAVLVRNPSYYRPQLTPAALLHYFRSVADRSPLPVVLYSIPKFTGLEIPLEVITELAQHPNILGLKESSGSVERVRDIVQATRLAPRRTVTVTPIFEAVTGRMLAAKPATSGNFISAEGLASGGDGGVALAVAPPAPARKTRTREVGFQVLTGSTTTLKESLDAGASGAVLAFAACAPQACQEIYIAWKEHDDQLAVDRQLHITDASNLVCGSLGIPGIKYACDWNGYFGGNARSPLLALTSESKAAIERLLSNIRN, translated from the coding sequence ATGTTGCTTGAAGGCATATTTGCTCCCGTTACGACACCTTTTTATCCGGATGAACGGATCTACTTTCGCAAGCTGGAATTCAATGTTGCGAGACTCTCTCTAACCGGGCTCGCCGGTATCGTCGTGCTTGGTTCGACCGGAGAAGCGGTTGCGCTTGAGGATGCTGAAACCCGCGATGTATTGCGCATCGCGGCGGAGTCTGCTGCTGAAGACAAGGTATTGCTGGCAGGCATCGCTCGTGAGAGCGTCAAGGCAACGGTGGCTTTGGCGGAGGCAGCGGCTGGCTACGGCTATGATGCAGTCCTGGTGCGAAATCCCAGCTACTATCGTCCGCAGTTGACTCCAGCAGCTCTTCTTCATTACTTCCGATCCGTGGCCGATCGATCGCCGCTGCCCGTGGTGCTGTATTCCATTCCCAAATTTACGGGCCTTGAGATTCCTCTGGAAGTAATTACCGAGTTGGCACAGCATCCAAATATTCTCGGCCTTAAAGAATCGAGTGGTAGCGTGGAGCGTGTGCGCGATATAGTCCAGGCCACTCGGCTTGCTCCTCGAAGAACGGTTACAGTCACGCCGATTTTTGAGGCAGTTACAGGACGAATGCTGGCTGCGAAACCTGCCACATCCGGTAACTTTATCTCAGCCGAGGGCCTGGCATCGGGAGGCGATGGTGGAGTCGCTCTCGCAGTTGCTCCTCCCGCACCTGCGCGCAAGACTCGCACGCGCGAGGTTGGATTTCAGGTGCTGACAGGTTCTACCACGACGCTCAAAGAGTCTCTGGATGCCGGTGCGAGCGGTGCCGTGTTGGCCTTCGCAGCCTGCGCACCTCAGGCCTGCCAGGAGATTTATATCGCCTGGAAAGAGCACGACGACCAACTGGCCGTTGATAGACAATTGCATATTACCGACGCCAGCAACCTGGTTTGCGGCAGCCTGGGAATCCCCGGTATCAAGTATGCCTGCGACTGGAACGGGTATTTCGGTGGCAATGCACGTTCGCCGCTGCTCGCTTTGACTTCAGAGTCGAAAGCAGCGATTGAGCGTCTTCTATCGAATATCCGAAATTAA
- a CDS encoding 2-oxoacid:ferredoxin oxidoreductase subunit beta, producing the protein MATATATSPITPGPKVNRLGLPVLEYRGGKTTLCAGCGHNAISERIIDAMFEMGVQPERLMKLSGIGCSSKSPAYFMSRSHSFNSVHGRMPSVSTGAILGNHTMKALGVSGDGDTASIGMGQFVHLLRRNLPMIYIIEDNGVYGLTKGQFSATADLGSKLKTGVINDLPPIDTCSLAIQLGATFVGRSFSGDKKQLLTMLKAAIAHKGTVMLDVISPCVTFNDHEGSTKSYKFMQEHDEPINELGFVPSFEDIEVEYDHGTTLDVRMHDGSSLRLRKIREDYDPTDKIGSVKALMEAHEKGEVLTGIFYVDTQKPTFTDQLNLVDQPLSSLPESVIRPSREVLDKVMASLQ; encoded by the coding sequence ATGGCAACAGCGACAGCAACATCACCGATCACTCCGGGGCCAAAGGTTAATCGTCTGGGTCTGCCGGTTCTTGAATATCGAGGCGGCAAGACAACTCTCTGTGCAGGCTGCGGGCATAACGCTATCTCCGAGCGCATTATCGATGCCATGTTTGAGATGGGTGTACAGCCAGAGCGCCTTATGAAGCTTTCCGGCATTGGCTGCTCTTCCAAGAGCCCTGCCTACTTCATGAGCCGTTCGCACAGCTTCAACAGTGTGCACGGGCGTATGCCTTCAGTTTCAACTGGAGCTATCCTCGGCAACCACACGATGAAGGCGCTGGGCGTCTCTGGCGACGGAGATACGGCCTCTATCGGCATGGGGCAGTTTGTTCACCTGCTGCGCCGCAATCTCCCGATGATCTACATCATCGAAGACAATGGCGTATATGGTCTCACTAAGGGCCAGTTCTCTGCGACCGCTGATCTCGGCTCCAAGCTGAAGACAGGCGTCATCAATGATCTGCCTCCCATCGACACCTGCTCACTGGCCATCCAACTCGGCGCTACTTTTGTTGGCCGCTCGTTCTCCGGCGATAAGAAGCAGTTGCTGACCATGCTCAAGGCCGCTATCGCGCATAAGGGTACGGTCATGCTGGACGTAATCAGCCCTTGCGTGACCTTCAACGACCACGAGGGTTCTACCAAGAGCTACAAGTTCATGCAGGAGCACGACGAGCCCATCAATGAATTAGGGTTCGTTCCGAGCTTTGAAGATATCGAGGTCGAGTACGATCACGGTACGACGCTTGATGTACGCATGCATGACGGTTCCAGCCTGCGTCTGCGTAAGATCCGCGAGGACTATGATCCAACCGACAAAATCGGTTCAGTCAAGGCTCTCATGGAAGCGCATGAAAAAGGTGAGGTGCTGACCGGTATCTTCTACGTCGACACCCAGAAACCAACCTTCACCGATCAGCTTAACCTGGTCGATCAGCCGTTGAGCTCCCTGCCTGAATCCGTTATCCGGCCTTCAAGAGAAGTACTGGATAAAGTAATGGCCAGCCTGCAGTAG
- the pal gene encoding peptidoglycan-associated lipoprotein Pal → MNSKYRAFNRTATALILLMATFAVIGCGKKKSSSSNAAPPLSGPPPTAQLTATPSTITAGDQVVLSWRATDATNVSIDGIGDVPSSGVKTVTPTTSTSYHLIARGDGGSADATARVTVNAAQMAVAVPQDSSASNMTADEQFKASVQDIFFDYDSYDVRPENQAALSKAAAYLATNSRIHVLIGGYCDERGSNEYNLTLGQSRANSVKQALVQAGIAADRLRIVSYGKEKPFCSESTEECWQQNRRAGFSIDR, encoded by the coding sequence TTGAACTCCAAATATCGTGCTTTCAACCGCACAGCTACGGCCTTAATCCTGCTCATGGCTACATTCGCAGTGATCGGATGTGGTAAAAAGAAATCCTCCTCGTCCAATGCCGCACCACCGCTCTCAGGGCCCCCCCCCACGGCACAGTTGACCGCAACTCCTTCTACGATCACCGCTGGCGATCAGGTTGTGCTTTCATGGCGCGCCACGGATGCGACAAACGTCTCTATCGATGGCATTGGCGACGTCCCCAGCTCTGGCGTCAAGACGGTCACTCCAACTACCTCGACCAGTTACCATCTGATCGCGCGCGGCGATGGCGGGTCGGCAGACGCAACTGCGCGGGTCACGGTAAATGCAGCCCAGATGGCTGTTGCAGTACCGCAGGATTCCTCGGCGTCAAACATGACGGCGGACGAGCAGTTCAAAGCCAGCGTACAGGATATTTTCTTCGACTATGACAGCTACGATGTACGCCCGGAGAACCAGGCCGCTCTTTCGAAGGCCGCCGCATACCTGGCGACAAACTCTCGCATTCACGTCTTAATCGGCGGGTACTGCGATGAACGTGGCTCGAATGAATACAACCTGACTCTGGGTCAGAGCCGTGCGAACTCGGTCAAGCAGGCATTGGTTCAGGCCGGTATCGCAGCTGATCGCCTCCGCATTGTCAGCTACGGTAAAGAGAAGCCATTCTGCAGCGAATCTACCGAAGAATGCTGGCAGCAGAATCGTCGCGCCGGCTTCTCCATCGACAGGTAA
- a CDS encoding tetratricopeptide repeat protein — protein MQLIDHRRIWRYRFAALLLAVLFIVPRPAHAASKEIIELQTQVQQLLDMVQRLQSTVDSRFGLVQHLVEQSTDSVNQMNATVATMQQKLNAQNESTNGKLDSVSGQVQSLNDSLDEMKTRIAKLDKQLQDIQSQLQNVQAQSTATTATMPGGIPPQQQGQPNGGQPMGGQPMQDGGGAPNPGIPDAGASQAPPLQETYQSGLRDYNAAKYDLAFSEFGDVLHYYPQDDLAGDAQFYVGEIAYRQQKYKDAVKSYNAVLENFPGNRKAPAAQLRKGLALIQLNQKDAGVHELRSLIQRHPQTPEALQARSKLNALGVRITPATR, from the coding sequence ATGCAATTAATCGATCACCGACGTATCTGGCGTTATCGCTTTGCGGCTCTGCTTCTTGCGGTGCTGTTTATTGTGCCTCGCCCTGCACACGCAGCTTCCAAGGAAATCATTGAGCTGCAGACTCAGGTGCAGCAGTTGCTTGACATGGTGCAGCGTCTCCAATCCACCGTAGATTCGCGCTTCGGACTGGTGCAGCACCTGGTGGAACAGAGCACGGACAGCGTGAATCAGATGAATGCTACCGTCGCCACGATGCAGCAGAAGCTGAATGCGCAGAATGAATCAACCAACGGCAAGCTGGATTCGGTCTCCGGCCAGGTGCAGTCGCTGAATGACTCCCTCGATGAGATGAAGACTCGTATCGCAAAGCTCGACAAACAGCTTCAGGATATTCAGTCTCAACTCCAGAATGTACAGGCGCAATCCACTGCGACAACGGCGACCATGCCAGGTGGCATACCGCCTCAGCAACAGGGCCAGCCAAACGGAGGTCAACCTATGGGCGGGCAGCCGATGCAGGATGGCGGAGGAGCGCCGAATCCCGGCATCCCCGACGCTGGAGCATCTCAGGCTCCGCCGCTTCAAGAGACATATCAGAGCGGCCTACGCGATTACAACGCCGCAAAGTACGATCTGGCTTTCTCCGAATTTGGCGATGTACTGCACTATTATCCGCAGGATGACCTGGCTGGAGATGCGCAGTTCTATGTCGGCGAGATCGCTTATCGGCAACAGAAATATAAGGACGCAGTCAAATCCTACAATGCTGTTCTGGAGAATTTTCCAGGCAACCGCAAAGCACCCGCAGCCCAGCTTCGCAAAGGTCTTGCTCTGATTCAACTGAACCAGAAGGACGCGGGCGTCCACGAACTACGCTCCTTGATTCAGCGGCATCCGCAAACTCCGGAAGCCCTACAAGCGCGAAGCAAACTGAATGCACTCGGAGTACGCATCACCCCCGCTACGCGATAG